One window from the genome of Candidatus Goldiibacteriota bacterium encodes:
- the hprK gene encoding HPr(Ser) kinase/phosphatase: MDFITVKEFFEDNNEKFRLNILAGEEYLDKKKIVVSDINRPGLALAGFFGYFPYERIQVFGKTEFTYIKKLGSVKADRVMGEIFKQNVPCVIISRNLKAPSGFLLLAKKYKTPVFESSLFTTKIISATMIYLEKKLAPKITMHGTFVDVYGLGVLITGKSGIGKSEVTLELVKRGHRLVADDLIEVTRLGEGELEARGMSVVQHHMEIRGVGIIDVRTLFGVGAVRDYQKVELVLHLEEWEKGKDYERLGIEEQMQDILGVQVPKIVLPVKPGRTLSIIVEVAAMNQRLRQKGHNPAKELNEKMMLYMFKGKKNG; this comes from the coding sequence ATGGATTTTATAACCGTCAAGGAGTTCTTTGAAGATAATAATGAAAAATTCCGCCTTAACATTTTAGCGGGCGAAGAATATCTTGATAAAAAAAAAATAGTGGTATCAGACATAAACCGGCCGGGGCTTGCTTTGGCCGGTTTTTTTGGATATTTCCCATATGAGCGCATTCAGGTCTTTGGAAAGACCGAATTCACGTATATAAAGAAACTTGGAAGTGTAAAAGCCGACAGGGTTATGGGCGAGATTTTTAAACAGAATGTCCCGTGCGTGATAATTTCAAGAAATTTAAAGGCGCCTTCCGGATTCCTTCTTCTTGCAAAAAAATACAAAACGCCTGTTTTTGAATCTTCCCTTTTTACTACAAAAATTATCAGCGCCACGATGATATACCTTGAAAAAAAACTGGCTCCAAAAATCACCATGCACGGAACTTTTGTTGATGTTTACGGGCTGGGAGTTTTAATAACGGGCAAAAGCGGAATTGGAAAAAGTGAAGTAACTTTAGAACTGGTAAAAAGAGGGCACCGGCTTGTAGCGGATGACCTGATAGAAGTTACAAGGCTTGGGGAAGGCGAACTTGAAGCAAGGGGAATGAGCGTTGTACAGCACCATATGGAAATCAGAGGAGTGGGCATAATAGACGTAAGGACGCTTTTTGGCGTGGGCGCGGTCAGGGATTATCAGAAAGTGGAACTTGTGCTTCACCTTGAAGAGTGGGAAAAAGGCAAAGATTACGAAAGGCTTGGAATAGAAGAGCAGATGCAGGACATACTTGGTGTGCAGGTGCCAAAAATAGTCCTTCCGGTAAAACCGGGCAGGACCTTAAGCATAATTGTGGAAGTGGCGGCAATGAATCAGAGATTACGGCAGAAAGGGCACAATCCCGCGAAAGAACTTAATGAAAAGATGATGTTGTATATGTTTAAAGGAAAAAAGAATGGCTAG